From Deltaproteobacteria bacterium, one genomic window encodes:
- a CDS encoding DNA cytosine methyltransferase: MSKKRDVSNRFRLIDLFSGAGGMTLGFTKAFGNNFESVWANDNNKYAVETYNANFGNHCVLGNITELLDNPEIEIPKADVVIGGPPCQGFSLLNKNRDSDSRKQLWRPFLEVVERSGADIFLMENVPQLLDSPEYEQIVEIAKSLDFRIASAKLCAADYGVSQRRWRAFILGCRFADPSLVFPPKRTHYNPNNGYDPKHSQKVTDYISNPLSWRTVRDAIADLPAPLGKEIRIEPAPLDIHFGRTPTPLSLKRYKAVPKEGMNRFDLQRRAPELTPECWIRKTKGGTDLFGRLWWDRPAFTIRTEFFKPEKGRYLHPSQHRPITHREAARFQSFPDSFCFTGTKIEIAKQIGNAVPPLLAARVAECVQALLLSRKKKSSGRHTYTETKKHPDGEGQRTGYRS, translated from the coding sequence ATGAGCAAAAAAAGAGACGTATCTAATCGCTTCCGCCTGATAGACTTGTTTTCCGGTGCCGGGGGTATGACCCTTGGTTTTACAAAGGCATTCGGAAATAATTTTGAGTCCGTTTGGGCGAACGATAATAATAAGTACGCAGTCGAGACATACAATGCCAATTTCGGAAACCATTGCGTTTTAGGAAATATAACGGAGTTGCTCGATAATCCTGAAATCGAAATTCCTAAGGCCGATGTGGTAATTGGAGGGCCTCCATGTCAGGGATTCAGCCTTCTCAACAAGAACCGCGATTCGGATTCGAGAAAGCAACTATGGCGTCCTTTCCTCGAAGTGGTCGAAAGGTCCGGGGCCGATATTTTCTTAATGGAGAATGTACCACAGCTTCTTGATTCTCCGGAGTACGAGCAAATCGTAGAAATAGCCAAGTCCCTGGATTTCCGGATTGCATCGGCTAAATTGTGCGCTGCGGATTACGGAGTTTCTCAGAGGAGATGGAGGGCTTTCATATTGGGATGCCGTTTTGCGGATCCCTCATTGGTATTTCCTCCAAAGAGAACCCATTATAATCCGAATAACGGATATGATCCCAAACATTCGCAAAAGGTAACGGACTATATTTCCAATCCACTTTCCTGGCGAACGGTAAGGGACGCCATCGCCGATCTTCCGGCTCCGCTCGGCAAAGAGATACGAATTGAGCCTGCTCCGCTGGATATCCACTTCGGGCGCACGCCTACGCCCCTCAGCCTGAAACGGTATAAGGCCGTGCCCAAAGAAGGCATGAATCGTTTCGACCTTCAAAGACGTGCTCCCGAGTTGACGCCCGAATGCTGGATCAGAAAGACCAAAGGGGGTACGGACCTCTTCGGGCGTCTTTGGTGGGACAGACCGGCCTTTACCATTCGAACCGAATTTTTCAAACCGGAAAAGGGCCGCTATTTGCACCCGTCCCAGCACAGGCCAATTACTCATAGGGAAGCCGCAAGGTTTCAATCCTTTCCGGATTCTTTCTGTTTTACAGGGACTAAAATAGAAATAGCCAAACAGATAGGTAACGCCGTTCCCCCGCTTCTTGCAGCGCGTGTTGCGGAATGCGTTCAAGCCCTTCTATTATCAAGAAAAAAGAAATCCAGTGGTAGACATACTTACACCGAAACAAAGAAGCACCCTGATGGCGAAGGTCAAAGGACGGGATACCGCTCCTGA
- a CDS encoding very short patch repair endonuclease, which yields MVDILTPKQRSTLMAKVKGRDTAPELIVRSLLHRMGYRFRVHRKDLPGSPDIVLPKYSKAIFVHGCFWHGHKGCKKAARPTTRVEFWNNKIDGNIQRDIRVRKKLESSGWKVLVVWECKTKQPKQLIRMLERFLVEQKAKSNRTGSRST from the coding sequence GTGGTAGACATACTTACACCGAAACAAAGAAGCACCCTGATGGCGAAGGTCAAAGGACGGGATACCGCTCCTGAGCTTATCGTCCGAAGCCTGCTACACCGGATGGGTTATAGATTCCGGGTTCATCGTAAGGACCTGCCGGGAAGCCCGGATATAGTCTTGCCCAAGTATAGCAAAGCTATTTTTGTGCACGGATGCTTTTGGCATGGCCATAAGGGATGTAAGAAGGCAGCACGTCCTACAACAAGGGTAGAGTTCTGGAACAATAAAATCGACGGAAATATCCAAAGGGATATCAGGGTTCGTAAAAAACTTGAGTCATCGGGTTGGAAGGTGCTGGTCGTATGGGAGTGTAAGACCAAGCAACCTAAGCAACTTATACGTATGCTGGAGAGGTTCCTAGTTGAGCAAAAAGCGAAATCAAACAGAACCGGAAGCCGTTCGACTTAA
- a CDS encoding HNH endonuclease, giving the protein MSKKRNQTEPEAVRLKVEALLKNFEAELGSADLRAKVLALVPVFHELRRLGRILIPSEYASAARDRILYYFRKYPMTVIHSDELLVISGIQEYARRIRELRVEFGWAIASGMTIKEMSEDEEVPDNLKTMRPSEYILLRAEQDRDAAHRWNMANTIRKQRGSVRDKILEFLRANVGREVTNEELRYVAGDKTEWARRVRELRTELGWPIATKSTGRPDMSIGVYALEADRQSPEHDRRIPDDIRSEVLRRDWYKCKNCDWSHDEWNPSDPRHLELHHIEHHAKGGENIAENLKTLCTVCHDKLHKEEKG; this is encoded by the coding sequence TTGAGCAAAAAGCGAAATCAAACAGAACCGGAAGCCGTTCGACTTAAAGTCGAGGCTTTGCTTAAAAACTTCGAGGCTGAGCTTGGGTCGGCTGATCTTCGAGCCAAAGTGCTTGCATTGGTTCCGGTGTTTCACGAGTTGAGGCGCTTGGGCAGAATACTGATTCCGTCCGAGTACGCTTCTGCCGCAAGGGATAGAATCCTCTATTACTTCCGTAAATATCCAATGACGGTTATTCATAGCGATGAATTGCTCGTTATCTCAGGTATTCAGGAATACGCACGCCGCATACGTGAGCTGCGCGTCGAGTTCGGCTGGGCAATAGCAAGCGGTATGACGATAAAGGAAATGTCCGAAGACGAGGAAGTTCCGGACAATCTGAAAACGATGAGACCGAGCGAATATATTTTGCTCAGGGCCGAGCAGGATCGAGATGCTGCGCATCGTTGGAATATGGCCAATACGATCCGAAAGCAGCGCGGTTCCGTTCGCGATAAAATTCTGGAATTCTTAAGAGCAAATGTCGGTCGAGAAGTTACCAATGAGGAACTTCGTTATGTAGCCGGAGATAAGACGGAATGGGCACGGCGTGTACGCGAGTTGCGAACGGAATTGGGCTGGCCTATAGCGACGAAATCTACCGGACGCCCCGATATGAGTATAGGGGTTTACGCCTTGGAAGCGGATCGTCAAAGCCCCGAACATGATAGACGTATCCCGGACGATATTCGTAGCGAAGTATTACGACGAGATTGGTACAAATGCAAAAATTGCGACTGGTCGCATGACGAATGGAACCCGTCGGATCCAAGACATTTGGAGCTACACCATATTGAGCACCATGCTAAAGGTGGAGAGAATATTGCCGAAAATCTGAAGACTCTTTGCACGGTTTGTCATGATAAGCTGCATAAGGAGGAAAAAGGTTGA